A genomic segment from Acidobacteriota bacterium encodes:
- a CDS encoding amidohydrolase, protein MKAFFQGMSEQLAAWRRELHRFPEVGMRLPRTAAWLEARLSEMGLPFRRIGDGLVADLPVRADEGGRPPQPGIFALRADMDALPVHEENDVPYASTHPGAMHACGHDAHMAILLGVARWFALHPAAFPVRLIFQPGEEGYAGAREMIRGGALEGVAAIVAVHVGELFPCIPPGRAGFRPGVMMAASDHFTFVFRGPGGHAATPHLTADPVVAAAQFVQGVQALRSRRLSPSHPAVISVCSVHGGSAHNIIPTEVALEGTVRTVTTKDQEFLGSRMETLARHAAEAGGLEADLRWHESYPVVDNDPAVTALVEDAARRCLGDDGVVGIPEPSMGGEDMAFYLREVPGCLWSFTTHNPGKGITAPHHTPRFDVDDALLWLPAWVMARSAHRFFGAEADST, encoded by the coding sequence ATGAAAGCGTTTTTCCAGGGGATGTCCGAGCAGCTGGCGGCGTGGCGGCGGGAGCTTCACCGTTTCCCGGAGGTGGGGATGCGCCTGCCCCGGACGGCCGCCTGGCTGGAAGCGCGGCTGTCGGAGATGGGCCTCCCCTTCCGCCGCATAGGCGACGGGTTGGTGGCGGACCTCCCGGTGCGTGCCGACGAGGGGGGGCGCCCGCCGCAACCCGGCATCTTCGCCCTCCGCGCCGACATGGACGCCCTGCCCGTCCACGAGGAGAACGACGTCCCGTACGCCTCGACCCACCCCGGGGCCATGCACGCCTGCGGGCACGACGCCCACATGGCCATCCTCCTGGGGGTCGCCCGCTGGTTCGCCCTTCACCCGGCGGCCTTCCCGGTCCGGTTGATTTTCCAACCGGGGGAGGAAGGCTACGCCGGGGCCCGGGAGATGATCCGCGGCGGGGCGCTGGAGGGGGTCGCCGCCATCGTCGCGGTGCACGTCGGTGAACTCTTCCCCTGCATCCCCCCGGGCAGGGCGGGCTTCCGGCCGGGGGTGATGATGGCGGCCTCCGACCACTTCACCTTCGTCTTTCGCGGCCCGGGCGGGCACGCCGCCACCCCCCACCTCACCGCCGACCCCGTGGTGGCCGCCGCCCAGTTCGTCCAGGGCGTGCAGGCCCTCCGGAGCCGTCGGCTCAGCCCGTCCCACCCCGCCGTCATCAGCGTGTGCAGCGTCCACGGGGGTAGCGCCCACAACATCATCCCCACCGAGGTGGCCCTGGAGGGAACGGTGCGCACCGTCACGACCAAGGACCAGGAATTCCTGGGCAGCCGGATGGAGACCCTCGCCCGGCACGCCGCCGAGGCCGGCGGTTTGGAGGCCGACCTGCGCTGGCACGAGAGCTACCCCGTGGTGGACAACGACCCGGCCGTCACGGCCCTGGTGGAGGACGCCGCCCGCCGCTGCCTGGGGGACGACGGCGTGGTGGGCATCCCGGAGCCTTCCATGGGGGGCGAGGACATGGCCTTCTACCTCCGGGAGGTCCCGGGCTGCCTCTGGAGCTTCACCACCCACAACCCCGGCAAGGGCATCACCGCCCCGCACCACACCCCCCGCTTCGACGTGGACGACGCGCTCCTGTGGCTCCCCGCCTGGGTCATGGCCCGGTCCGCGCACCGGTTCTTCGGCGCGGAAGCCGACTC
- a CDS encoding DUF2007 domain-containing protein, whose amino-acid sequence MNDTVVIRSFQDPMEANLAKGRLEAEGIPCFLADENIVGIQPFYGILVGGIKLTVRAADAGRATALLDGEPTVDGAGPLDDLSGSTE is encoded by the coding sequence GTGAACGATACCGTGGTGATCCGGAGTTTTCAGGACCCGATGGAGGCAAACCTGGCGAAAGGGCGACTGGAGGCGGAGGGGATTCCGTGCTTCCTGGCGGACGAGAACATCGTCGGCATCCAGCCCTTCTACGGCATCCTCGTCGGCGGGATCAAGCTGACCGTCCGGGCGGCCGACGCGGGGCGGGCGACGGCCCTCCTCGATGGTGAACCAACGGTCGATGGCGCGGGACCCCTGGACGACCTCTCCGGGTCGACCGAATGA
- a CDS encoding ATP-binding protein — protein sequence MKIAIIGSHGCGKTALAFSLCTELQKRGHSVELVVEMARHSPFPINEATSEDGQLWILHRHIVAELEASVRAKTVVCDRAVVDNYAYFCHKFGRRPHLDALVAEWMGTYDVVAKVPIVEEWLINDGVRSVDHAFQRAIDTRVTDLTDLLAAGRTYLLRLSHPFGPADILEDETVRRLLENGRG from the coding sequence ATGAAAATCGCCATCATCGGGTCTCACGGGTGCGGAAAGACGGCTCTGGCCTTCTCCCTCTGCACGGAGCTTCAGAAACGGGGGCACAGCGTGGAGCTGGTCGTGGAGATGGCCCGGCACAGCCCCTTCCCCATCAACGAGGCCACCTCCGAGGACGGGCAGCTCTGGATATTGCACCGGCACATCGTGGCGGAGCTGGAGGCCTCGGTCCGGGCCAAGACCGTGGTCTGCGACCGGGCGGTGGTGGACAACTACGCCTACTTCTGCCACAAGTTCGGCCGCCGGCCCCACCTGGACGCCCTGGTGGCGGAGTGGATGGGGACCTACGACGTGGTGGCCAAGGTGCCCATCGTGGAGGAGTGGCTCATCAACGACGGGGTGCGCTCCGTGGACCACGCCTTCCAGCGGGCCATCGACACCCGGGTCACGGACCTGACGGACCTGCTGGCCGCGGGGCGGACGTACCTCCTCCGCCTGAGCCACCCCTTCGGCCCGGCGGACATCCTGGAGGACGAAACCGTCCGGCGCCTGCTGGAGAACGGCCGCGGCTGA